DNA from Solanum stenotomum isolate F172 chromosome 3, ASM1918654v1, whole genome shotgun sequence:
CCACATCGGCATGTATTACTGCTTCCGTACCATAAACCAACAAATAAGGAGTTGCCCTAGTTGATGTTCTAATTGTGGTGCGATCACCGAGTAAAGCATATGGTAGCTTCTCATACCATTGCCTGTGACTGTCTAtgattttcctcaaaatcttcttgatattcttattagCAGCCTTAACTGCTCCATTCATCTTTGGCTGGTAAACTGTGGATTTTTTATGAGCAATCTTGAACCTTTCACAAGTTTCCCTCGTAAGATCACTGTTGAGGTTGTCTGCATTATCTGTTatgattgattttggaattcCAAACCAACAAACTATGTTGTTGTGAACAAAGTCTACCACTACATTCTTAGTCACTGGCTTGTTTGTCGAAGCTTCCACccattttgtaaaataattgatCGCTACTAGGATGAAACGATGTCCATTTGATGCAGGAGGAACTATAGGTCCGATAACATTCATGCCCCAAGCGGCAAATGACCAAAGGGAACCCATCACATTGAGCTCATTCGGTGGAACCCATATAAAATTTCCATGCAATTGATACTGATGACACTTTTGCACATATCAGATGTTATATCTCTCCATGGTCATCCAAAAATATCTAGCTCTTAGAATATTATTTGCCAAAGTGAACCCATTCATGTGGGGTCCACATGTTCCTATATGTATTTCTTCCAAAAGCCTTATCGCTTATGCGGCGTCGACACATCTCAGCAGTCCTAAATCTGAAGTTCTCCTATATAGGATTTCTCCGTTAAGGTAGAAATGATTGGCCATCCTCCTCAAAGTCCGTTTTTGCTTCCTTGTGGCATTTCCAGGATATTTATGTGCTTCTATCAACCTTTTAATGTCGTGGTACCATGGTTTTCCATCCAGTTCCTCATCTACACGAAAACAATATACATGTTGATCATATATCTCTACCTTGATAAGGTCGATGTAATTCTTGTATGGATGTTGAATCGTCGAGGACAATGTTGCCAAAGCATCGACAAACTCATTTTGAGCTCGAGGGACATGCTTGAACTCAATCCTTGTGAATCTCTTACTCAACTCTTTTATGTAATGCAAATGAGGCAAGATCTAGACATTCTTAATGGTCCATTCTCCTTGCACCTGATGAACCAATTAGTTAGAATCCCCAATCACTAAGAGTCTTTGATGTTCATGTTTATGGCCATCTTGAGTCCGAGAATACAAGCTTCATATTCTTCCATGTTGTTTGGTACAATAAAACCTAATCTTGGCTGAGATAGGGTAATATTGACCTATTTCCAAAATTAAGACTCCTCCTATTCCAACTCCAATAGAGTTTGatgctccatcaaagaacatcCTCCATCCATCATATGACTCTGATATGTCTTTTCCTACAAACAAAACCTCTTCATCAGGGGAGTAGGTCGTGAGCGGCTTGTAATCCTGGTCCACCGGGTTTTCTGCGAGATGATCAACCAAGGCTTGTCCTTTGATGGCCTTCTGTGTCACGTACACAATATCAAATTCGCTCAACAAAAATTGCCACTTCAACAATTTACCCGTATGCATGGGCTTCTGAAAGATGTACTTTAGTGGATCAATTCTTGATATCAAGTACGTGGTGCATGCAGACATGTAATGTCTAAATTTTTGTACGATTGAAGCCAAAGCACAACACGTTCGTTCCAACAAGGTGTATCTTGCCTCATATGGTGTGAACTTCTTGATCAAATAATAAATGGCCTACTCTCTTATACATGTCTCATCATGCTGCCCAATACACATCTGAATGCATTATCCATAATAAAGGCTTTCCCTGCTCTAGTGGGACCAGTACTGGTGAGTTGGACAAGTATTCTTTGATTCTATCGAAAGCCATTTGGTATTCCTCTGTCTATTTCGTGGCATCATCCTTCTTCAGTAAATTGAATATGGGTTCACAGATCAccgtggattgagctatgaaccgaTTGATGTAATTCAGTCTTCCCAAGAAATTCATTACGCCCTTCCTGGTCTTGGGTGGAGGTATATCTAGGATTGCATTTATCTTTGATGGATCTAAATCTATGCCTTTCCTACAAATGATGAATCCCGCAACCTCTCAAAGAACTTCCATAGGTCATATAGGCAGTCTAAACCTCTTTTGGATTTGATAACAACATCATCCACGTACACTTCAATTTCCTTGTGGATCATATCATGAAAAAGGGTAGTCATGGCCCTCATGTAGGTTGCACCAACATTTTTAGACCAAAATGCATTACTCTATAGTAATACACCCCCTATGGAGTGATAAACACTGTCTTTTCTACATCATCTTCATCCATCAGGATTTGGTGATATCCTGCACAACAATCGACAAATGATTGCAACTCATGTTTTGCACAATTATTGATGAGTATATGAATATTTGGAAGAGGGAAATCATCCTTAGGACTGGTTCTGTTGAGATCTCGATAGTCCACACATATTCTGATCTTTCCATCTTTTTTGGCACAGGCACAATGTTAGCTAACCATGTGGGGTAATTTGTAAACCTCACAACGTTTGCCTCAATTTGCTTAGTTACCTCCTCCTTGATCCTTAAACTCAAATTCAGCTTGAACTTTCTTGTCTTTCGTTTAACAGGTAGACAAGTGGGAACAGTTGGTAATTTGTGTGAGACAATATCACTGCTTAATCCTAGCATGTCATCATAAGACCAAGCGAATACATCAACATATTGCTTAAGCAACTCTATTAACTCTTGCTTTTTTTCATCCTCCAAATGTATGTTGACTCGTGTTTCCTTCACGGTTTCCTCACCTCCTAAGTTGACAACCTTTGTTTCATCcatattgagttttttttatgaCTTTCAACCTGCTGGTTCTCATATGGTAGATTTTCAGGTATCATGTTTTCATTGTATTCTTCGTGATGTTGTTCATCGCTTTCAGCTTGCTTGGTGGATTCATTACATGTCATAACCGTTGGACGAGGAGTTTTACTAATATGAGTGATCAAAAGTGCAAAaggtaagtaaaaataaatagatatttgaAATAACGAggtattttttaagaaaaataaagtctTTTTATTTCAAAGCATTCTAGTTTTTAGAAGAGTCAAGCAACAAAAGATTAGGCATGAGTCAAGCCTCAATTTGATCATgcaaatttttaataattaaaactaCTTTTACACACCACTAGGACTCTGGTCGAAACAGGAATGGGCTAATGGTCTAGTTCTGCAAGATTTCTCTAGGTTCGGCATCACGAATGGTCAATTTGTTGAGATTTATCTCTTCCTCTTCTCCAACCATGGCCACGAACAGATTGCCTATTCCTTCTACGATGTCATCATTGCCTGCTTGATCTGGAATCAAAAGCTTGTTCTGGTATAAAGATTGTCTTGCTTGACCTGTGGTGGACTCTTCCCAAGGTAGGCTCACATTCGAGTCCGTTGGTGCCTCTCTGATGCTTCAGCTGGATTGGCTCAATTATGCCATTGGGTCTTGGTCCAAGTCCACCGTTTGGCTGATACCCATACTTCAACATCTATGGCACAACCAATTTTGTTGCACTTGACAATTTTGTATCATATGGATCTGCTTCCTCATTGACCCTTACATCTTGCATTATTTCCAAAGTGTGAAAAGTGGCTCTGTCTAACTCGTTGGTAACTGGGATAGAATTGATAGAATGAATGGAGTGACCGAGTTCTCCGTGGATGATAACTTATGTGCGACCCCACTCTAATTTCACACACTGATGAAGAGTGGAAGGAACCACTCTCTCTATGTGAACCCATGGCCTTCCAAACAACAGGTTGTAGTTGGATGACACATTCATTACTTGAAATAAAATGGGGAATTCAGCCGGGCCTACTTGCAATGTTGGATAGATCTCTCCAATGACACTTCTTTGCGCTCCATAAAAAACTCTAGCTTTCACACAACATTCCCTTATCTCTCCCATATTAACATCTAAATCCCTCAGAGTGGTGAAAATACATATGTTGCATCAAGAACCACCATCAATTAGAACTCGAGTCACAATCTTATCACAACATTTGAGTGTGATGTGAAGCGCTTTGTTATGCCCAGCCCCTTCCGCAGGCAACTCATCATCATGGaaaaaaatcttgttagcttcAACTATTCGTCCAATCGTTGAAGTCAAGGTTTCACTTGTGGTCTCTATTGGAATGTTCACTCCGCTTAACACCTCCATCAAAGCGTTCCTATGAGCTTTAAAACTCATAAGAAGAGACAAAATGGATATGTGGGCAGGCGCCTTCTTCAGCTGCTGTTCGACTGAATAGTCTTCTTTAGGTTGCatcttcttccaaaattctGGTGCTTCAGCATCGATAGCATTCTTCTTTGGATTCTGTTCCTTTCCAAGAACTCTTTGGTTTAGATCCTCTGGGGCATAAAACCTCCCTGACCTAGTCTTCCCTTGAGCCACTGCAGTGTCGATCATCTTGCCGTTGGCGCCTGATCGATAGTCCCATAGGACTGCTTTGGTGTCATATTCAGGATTTCTAGTGATTAGAGTGTGGTCTTTACAGCTCTTGGGAGATACATTTGGATGGTCAGAGGTTCCCTTAGTTGAACAGTGATAACAGGTTGTGTCGAAGATGTCATGACATCTGCTTCATCATGTTTGGATAGTCGGGGCCCTCATATTGGTCATCTAGAGTTACCATGTTGACCTCCCAATTCTCATGGTTTGGCAAGGGGTTGTTGCTTTCATTGGGAGGTGCTGGAGTGCATTTGATTACTCCTCTCCTGATCAAAGACTTGATCTGGTTCTTCAAAACAAAACAATCTTCTATGTCATATCCTTGGATTCCCGAGTGGTAAGTGCATCACTTGTTTCCATCAAAAATATGAGGGATTGGATCAGAAAATTTTCCTTCAACTGGTCGCAGCACTCCTACTTTCCTCAACCTCTCAAACAATTGGGCATAAGGTTTGGTAATAGGTGTGTAAGCGCGAGCATTTCTAGCTTCGAGATTTGGACGTGGTCTAGGTGCATATGGTGGTCTATTTTGGTGGATTGGCACTTGGACATGGACATGTGGTCTTGGTGGATTTTGGTATGCTGGAGCTCGAGGTGGATTATAGCGTGGTTGGGTATTTTATACTTGGTATGGGACGTATGAAGTATGTGAAATAATTTGGTGATTGTTCGGGTATCGATGTGATGGTCCTCCCTGTTGGTAAGTGACCGCTGAAACATCTTCCTTTTTCTTATTGATACCACCAATGGAACCCGATTGTATAGCCCTACTTGTATCTTGCAATGCAACCATAGACTGAAATTTCCCAGACTTGACACCTTCTTCTATAAAGTCTCCCATCTTGACAAATTCTGCAAACTTCTGGCACATCATTGACATCATCTTGTCAAAGTAGATACCTTCTTAAGCTCGAATAAAGTACTATGAGGGTGAGCTCTCATCTAGTGGTGGTTGCACCCTTGCAGCTTCAGTTATCCAACATCGTGCGTACTCTTAGAAATTCTTAGATTGCTTATTCTGTATGTTGGCCAATGAGAATCTGTCGGCTGTAATTTCGGTATTGAACCTGTAACGAGTCATGAAATCCTCAGTCATTTCCTGCCAGTCATGCCATTTTTAGGGTCCTGGCGTGTATATCAGGTCAATGCTTCTCCAGACAGAATTCGAATGAACAGCTTCATCCTCAGTTTCTCATTCCTCCCTA
Protein-coding regions in this window:
- the LOC125859020 gene encoding uncharacterized protein LOC125859020 → MGSLWSFAAWGMNVIGPIVPPASNGHRFILVAINYFTKWVEASTNKPVTKNVVVDFVHNNIVCWFGIPKSIITDNADNLNSDLTRETCERFKIAHKKSTVYQPKMNGAVKAANKNIKKILRKIIDSHRQWYEKLPYALLGDRTTIRTSTRATPYLLVYGTEAVIHADVEIPSLRIIQKIGLDDVEWICSRHEQLMLIDEKRMDIVCHGQLYLNRMTKAFNKKVKLRQFTPR